One Mycoplasmopsis bovigenitalium genomic window, ATACACTTCAAAAATCTATATTGACAAAATAAATAAAATGGGAGGAACTGTTTCATTATCCCGTGTAGGAAATTCTTTGGATAATAGGGAGGTTGAATACTGATTTTCTATTATAAAAAGCGAATGTTTAAATGAATTAGATTACAGTAAAATAACTTTAGAAGATCTGAAAAAAATAATTGCTGATTATATATTTTGATACAACAACTATAGAATTCAATCAATTTTAAATTGAAAAACACCACAGCAATATGCTATGATGTTAAAATAATATTAAACTGTTAACTTTTTTTGTCCTAGTTTATTATGGCTTTGTTTTTTATACAAAAAAATGTGCCCAAAAGCACATTTTCATGAATTAGTCTTGACGAGCTACAGTAGCAACTGCACGAACACGTTCTTTTGTGTAAGGCATAAGAGCCATAAAACGAGCTCTTTTAATTGCCATTGCAACTTTTCTTTGATCTTTTGCTGATAATCCAGTTGCAGATCTAGGTTTGATTTGTCCTGTTCCAGTAATAAATTTGCTTAGTAATTCTACATCTTTGTAGTCAATGTAATTTAGATTTAGTTCAGCAATTAAACTTCTACGACGTTT contains:
- the rpsR gene encoding 30S ribosomal protein S18, translating into MAKFNKTKKPFTKRRRSLIAELNLNYIDYKDVELLSKFITGTGQIKPRSATGLSAKDQRKVAMAIKRARFMALMPYTKERVRAVATVARQD